In one Silene latifolia isolate original U9 population chromosome 10, ASM4854445v1, whole genome shotgun sequence genomic region, the following are encoded:
- the LOC141608105 gene encoding uncharacterized protein LOC141608105 produces the protein MNRVGKQKNINFFLQNKGIGLFGLLETKIKNKNYLKAVNSFNNGWCISTNNGYHSGGRIWILWQPKRFRVNFIEYNAQFIHMKVESLLDKSMCYLTVVYAFNSIQERVPLWSQLRKIAGMTHGPWAIAGDFNCILAASERHGGASSMAEMEPFRRCVEDCEVVDIAATGSLYTWNNKQRPEERIYSRIDRFLVNREWCDLYPDTYAHFLPEGLFDHSPCLIRSSTSGRDKNSFKYLNMWGSSKEFINTVRKHWDIGIEGTPLFRLTTNLKGLKAGLRQLNRDDFSDIEKSTAKLQQEVEDLQAHLGRGP, from the coding sequence ATGAATAGAGTAGGGAAGCAGAAAAACATAAATTTCTTCTTACAAAATAAAGGCATAGGTTTATTTGGTTTATTGGAGACAAAAATCAAGAATAAAAATTATTTAAAGGCTGTTAATAGTTTCAATAATGGTTGGTGTATTTCTACTAATAATGGATATCATAGTGGAGGAAGAATTTGGATTTTATGGCAACCAAAGAGGTTTAGGGTGAATTTTATTGAGTACAATGCTCAGTTCATTCATATGAAGGTGGAATCTTTACTTGATAAAAGCATGTGCTACTTGACTGTGGTTTATGCTTTCAATAGCATTCAAGAGAGAGTCCCTCTTTGGAGTCAACTGAGGAAGATTGCTGGAATGACTCATGGTCCATGGGCTATAGCAGGGGATTTCAACTGTATCCTAGCTGCTAGTGAAAGACATGGGGGAGCTTCCTCTATGGCTGAAATGGAACCATTCAGAAGATGTGTTGAGGATTGTGAGGTGGTGGATATTGCTGCTACTGGTTCTTTGTAcacttggaataacaagcagAGGCCTGAGGAGAGAATCTATAGCAGGATAGATAGATTCTTGGTTAATAGAGAATGGTGTGATTTATACCCTGACACGTATGCTCATTTCTTGCCGGAGGGTCTTTTTGATCACTCTCCTTGCCTGATAAGGAGTTCTACTAGTGGGAGGGATAAAAATAGTTTCAAATACCTTAATATGTGGGGCAGTTCTAAAGAGTTTATTAACACTGTCAGGAAGCATTGGGACATAGGCATAGAGGGCACTCCTTTATTTAGATTGACCACAAATTTGAAGGGACTTAAAGCAGGCCTGCGTCAGCTGAATAGGGATGACTTTAGTGATATTGAGAAGTCTACTGCAAAGCTGCAGCAGGAGGTTGAGGATTTGCAGGCTCATCTCGGGCGGGGACCCTAG